A genome region from Populus alba chromosome 5, ASM523922v2, whole genome shotgun sequence includes the following:
- the LOC118035000 gene encoding pentatricopeptide repeat-containing protein At5g66520 isoform X1, which translates to MSTTTNLPYHLAPKDFSTENKFTSQLSQKTILDLLNTKSSTSLHHLKQVHAVALRTGHFQDHYVSGTLVKCYANPHFSNLNFALKVFEHVPNPNVFVFNIIIKGCLQNNEPCKAIWCYYKMMVAHARPNKFTYPTLFKACTAAEAAEEGVQVHAHVIKQGLSGDVHIRSAGIQMYGSFGEVEGARRMLDEDGNSDVICFNAMIDGYLKCGEVEAAKELFWSMEDKNVGSWNVMVSGMAKCGMIEEARELFNEMKEKNEISWSAMIDGYIKGGYYKEALEVFNVMQREEIRPRKFVLSSVLAACANLGALDQGRWIHAYVNNNSNSFDAVLGTALVDMYAKCGRLDMAWDVFEKMEKKEVFTWNAMICGLGIHGRAEDAIELFFKMQKHKFRPNGITLLGVLSACAHSGMVDEGLTILNSMEELYGIEPGMEHYGCVVDLLGRAGLLGEAEEVMYSMPMEPSAAVWGALLGACRKHGDVELGERVGKILLELEPQNSGRYALLSNIYARAGRWDDVANVRKLMKERGVKTSTGISMIDFDGVVHEFKMGDGSHPQMKNIYLMLKNMIKRLKTEGYSPNTSQVLFDIEEEEKEAELQYHSEKLAIAFGLINTKPGTTIHVVKNLRMCEDCHSAFKLISQVYDREIIVRDRARYHHFKIGTCSCKDFW; encoded by the coding sequence ATGTCCACAACCACAAATCTTCCCTATCATCTTGCTCCCAAAGACTTCTCAACAGAAAACAAATTCACATCCCAACTTTCCCAGAAAACAATCTTAGATCTCTTGAACACCAAAAGCAGCACTTCACTTCATCATCTCAAGCAAGTCCATGCTGTGGCATTAAGGACAGGCCATTTTCAAGACCACTATGTATCCGGTACCTTAGTGAAATGTTATGCAAATCCTCATTTTAGCAACTTGAATTTTGCCTTAAAGGTCTTTGAACATGTCCCAAACCCTAATGTTTTCGTGTTTAACATTATCATCAAAGGTTGTTTGCAGAACAATGAGCCATGTAAGGCCATATGGTGTTATTACAAGATGATGGTTGCACATGCAAGGCCTAATAAGTTTACTTACCCGACATTGTTTAAGGCTTGCACGGCTGCAGAAGCAGCTGAAGAAGGGGTGCAGGTGCATGCTCATGTGATCAAACAAGGActtagtggagatgtgcatatAAGAAGTGCTGGGATTCAGATGTATGGAAGTTTTGGTGAAGTAGAGGGGGCAAGGAGAATGCTAGATGAGGATGGGAACTCAGATGTTATTTGCTTTAATGCAATGATTGATGGGTACTTGAAGTGTGGAGAGGTGGAAGCAGCCAAGGAATTGTTTTGGAGCATGGAGGATAAGAATGTTGGCTCTTGGAATGTGATGGTCAGTGGTATGGCAAAATGTGGCATGATTGAAGAAGCAAGAGAGTTGTTTAATgagatgaaagaaaagaatgagaTTTCTTGGAGTGCTATGATTGATGGTTATATCAAAGGAGGGTATTATAAGGAAGCTTTGGAGGTTTTTAATGTGATGCAAAGAGAGGAAATTAGACCTAGGAAATTTGTTTTGTCTAGTGTGCTAGCTGCTTGTGCTAATTTGGGGGCTCTTGATCAAGGAAGATGGATTCATGCTTATGTGAATAATAATTCAAACTCCTTTGATGCTGTTTTGGGTACTGCTTTGGTGGATATGTATGCGAAATGCGGGAGGCTTGATATGGCCTGGGATGTTTTTGAGAAGATGGAAAAGAAAGAGGTTTTCACTTGGAATGCTATGATTTGTGGGCTAGGTATCCATGGTAGAGCAGAGGATGCAATCGAGCTTTTCTTTAAGATGCAAAAACATAAGTTTAGGCCAAACGGGATAACTCTTTTGGGTGTCCTAAGTGCTTGTGCTCATTCAGGAATGGTAGATGAGGGTTTAACGATTTTGAATTCCATGGAGGAATTGTATGGTATAGAGCCTGGGATGGAGCATTATGGGTGTGTAGTTGATCTCCTAGGAAGAGCAGGGCTCTTAGGTGAGGCAGAGGAGGTTATGTATTCAATGCCAATGGAGCCCAGTGCTGCTGTTTGGGGAGCGCTTTTAGGGGCTTGTAGGAAACATGGAGATGTAGAATTAGGTGAGAGAGTAGGGAAGATTTTGCTAGAATTGGAACCTCAAAATAGTGGTAGATATGCTTTGTTATCAAACATCTATGCAAGGGCTGGGAGATGGGATGATGTAGCAAATGTGAGGAAACTAATGAAGGAAAGAGGAGTCAAGACCAGCACCGGAATTAGCATGATTGACTTTGATGGTGTTGTCCATGAATTCAAAATGGGAGATGGATCGCATCCGCAAATGAAGAATATCTATTTGATGTTGAAAAATATGATTAAGAGGCTAAAGACGGAAGGTTATTCACCAAATACCTCTcaagttttatttgatattgaagaggaagagaaggaaGCTGAACTGCAGTACCACAGTGAGAAACTTGCAATTGCTTTCGGATTGATTAACACGAAACCAGGAACAACTATCCATGTAGTGAAGAATTTAAGGATGTGTGAGGACTGTCATTCTGCCTTCAAGCTAATCTCTCAAGTCTATGATCGGGAGATAATCGTGAGGGACCGCGCTCGTTACCATCATTTCAAGATTGGGACATGTTCATGCAAGGATTTTTGGTGA
- the LOC140955576 gene encoding uncharacterized protein isoform X2, producing MQASVPTKLKYCILHLGKDRIDPNIQVGRLIVADTNNSLIRYLDLNMEQAELQTSELKGVEPPASKSESLKRLRNQSSADKRQLKLMVVHPVRATCVSKYHYLKSTISQRLAIVSKMRSAYINHLSEIPFQLRSFRLYWSSPSEITLAYLVKPKSSPNNLQLPVAS from the exons ATGCAGGCAAGTGTTCCAACCAAGTTAAAATATTGTATTCTGCATCTGGGCAAAGATCGAATCGATCCTAACATACAAGTGG GGAGACTTATTGTAGCTGATACGAACAACAGTCTAATCAGGTATCTAGACTTGAACATGGAACAAGCTGAACTTCAAACTTCGGAGCTGAAAGGAGTTGAGCCTCCAGCATCAAAATCCGAATCCTTGAAGCGTCTCAGGAATCAATCATCAGCTGACAAGAGACAATTGAAGTTGATGGTGGTTCATCCAGTGAGGGCAACCTGTGTCTCAAAATATCATTACCTGAAGAGTACCATTTCTCAAAG GCTCGCTATTGTAAGCAAGATGAGGTCTGCCTATATCAATCACTTGTCTGAGATACCCTTCCAATTAAGAAGTTTCAGACTCTACTGGTCTTCCCCATCAGAAATCACACTTGCATATCTTGTGAAGCCCAAATCTTCACCAAACAACTTGCAGCTACCAGTTGCCAGCTGA
- the LOC118035003 gene encoding transcription factor bHLH149, with protein MASNQLNCDMSSQQEQNQRRKKRRKLTHETTESHIQNDSKNQPTVRWRTEAERRIYSSKLLEALRRSSRTPSHPGKRTREVRETANRVLAVAARGRTQWSRAILAKRARLLRVRKVKKQKLNGDRRLQEREKRRKLPAVEKKVKVLSRLVPGCRKVSFVNLLEEASDYIAALEMQIKVMTTLSEILAAAGGEVGGGAGVDGGLSS; from the coding sequence atggcaaGCAACCAATTAAATTGCGACATGTCATCCCAACAAGAACAAAACCAGCGAAGAAAGAAACGGAGAAAATTGACTCATGAAACGACAGAGAGTCACATTCAAAATGACAGCAAAAACCAGCCAACAGTGAGGTGGCGAACTGAAGCAGAGCGGCGGATCTATTCGTCGAAGCTTCTTGAAGCTCTCCGTCGGTCAAGCCGGACACCTTCTCATCCTGGGAAGAGGACTCGAGAAGTCCGAGAAACCGCTAACAGAGTCCTCGCGGTGGCCGCTAGAGGAAGAACTCAGTGGAGCCGCGCGATTCTCGCGAAACGCGCGCGGTTGTTGAGAGTGAGGAAGGTGAAGAAACAGAAATTGAACGGTGATCGTCGGTTacaggagagagagaagaggaggaagTTACCGGCGGTGGAGAAGAAAGTGAAGGTTTTGAGCCGGCTAGTTCCTGGTTGCCGGAAAGTTTCGTTTGTGAATCTTTTAGAGGAAGCGAGTGATTATATTGCGGCTTTGGAGATGCAAATTAAGGTTATGACCACTCTAAGTGAAATTCTCGCCGCCGCTGGCGGCGAAGTAGGCGGTGGCGCAGGAGTTGATGGCGGCTTGTCAAGTTGA
- the LOC140955576 gene encoding uncharacterized protein isoform X3 produces MQASVPTKLKYCILHLGKDRIDPNIQVGRLIVADTNNSLIRYLDLNMEQAELQTSELKGVEPPASKSESLKRLRNQSSADKRQLKLMVVHPVRATCVSKYHYLKSTISQRPNSTRDQFVVIRDQFCSLL; encoded by the exons ATGCAGGCAAGTGTTCCAACCAAGTTAAAATATTGTATTCTGCATCTGGGCAAAGATCGAATCGATCCTAACATACAAGTGG GGAGACTTATTGTAGCTGATACGAACAACAGTCTAATCAGGTATCTAGACTTGAACATGGAACAAGCTGAACTTCAAACTTCGGAGCTGAAAGGAGTTGAGCCTCCAGCATCAAAATCCGAATCCTTGAAGCGTCTCAGGAATCAATCATCAGCTGACAAGAGACAATTGAAGTTGATGGTGGTTCATCCAGTGAGGGCAACCTGTGTCTCAAAATATCATTACCTGAAGAGTACCATTTCTCAAAG GCCCAATTCTACAAGGGATCAGTTCGTTGTTATAAGGGATCAGTTCT GCTCGCTATTGTAA
- the LOC118035000 gene encoding pentatricopeptide repeat-containing protein At3g62890 isoform X2 — protein MSTTTNLPYHLAPKDFSTENKFTSQLSQKTILDLLNTKSSTSLHHLKQVHAVALRTGHFQDHYVSGCLQNNEPCKAIWCYYKMMVAHARPNKFTYPTLFKACTAAEAAEEGVQVHAHVIKQGLSGDVHIRSAGIQMYGSFGEVEGARRMLDEDGNSDVICFNAMIDGYLKCGEVEAAKELFWSMEDKNVGSWNVMVSGMAKCGMIEEARELFNEMKEKNEISWSAMIDGYIKGGYYKEALEVFNVMQREEIRPRKFVLSSVLAACANLGALDQGRWIHAYVNNNSNSFDAVLGTALVDMYAKCGRLDMAWDVFEKMEKKEVFTWNAMICGLGIHGRAEDAIELFFKMQKHKFRPNGITLLGVLSACAHSGMVDEGLTILNSMEELYGIEPGMEHYGCVVDLLGRAGLLGEAEEVMYSMPMEPSAAVWGALLGACRKHGDVELGERVGKILLELEPQNSGRYALLSNIYARAGRWDDVANVRKLMKERGVKTSTGISMIDFDGVVHEFKMGDGSHPQMKNIYLMLKNMIKRLKTEGYSPNTSQVLFDIEEEEKEAELQYHSEKLAIAFGLINTKPGTTIHVVKNLRMCEDCHSAFKLISQVYDREIIVRDRARYHHFKIGTCSCKDFW, from the exons ATGTCCACAACCACAAATCTTCCCTATCATCTTGCTCCCAAAGACTTCTCAACAGAAAACAAATTCACATCCCAACTTTCCCAGAAAACAATCTTAGATCTCTTGAACACCAAAAGCAGCACTTCACTTCATCATCTCAAGCAAGTCCATGCTGTGGCATTAAGGACAGGCCATTTTCAAGACCACTATGTATCCG GTTGTTTGCAGAACAATGAGCCATGTAAGGCCATATGGTGTTATTACAAGATGATGGTTGCACATGCAAGGCCTAATAAGTTTACTTACCCGACATTGTTTAAGGCTTGCACGGCTGCAGAAGCAGCTGAAGAAGGGGTGCAGGTGCATGCTCATGTGATCAAACAAGGActtagtggagatgtgcatatAAGAAGTGCTGGGATTCAGATGTATGGAAGTTTTGGTGAAGTAGAGGGGGCAAGGAGAATGCTAGATGAGGATGGGAACTCAGATGTTATTTGCTTTAATGCAATGATTGATGGGTACTTGAAGTGTGGAGAGGTGGAAGCAGCCAAGGAATTGTTTTGGAGCATGGAGGATAAGAATGTTGGCTCTTGGAATGTGATGGTCAGTGGTATGGCAAAATGTGGCATGATTGAAGAAGCAAGAGAGTTGTTTAATgagatgaaagaaaagaatgagaTTTCTTGGAGTGCTATGATTGATGGTTATATCAAAGGAGGGTATTATAAGGAAGCTTTGGAGGTTTTTAATGTGATGCAAAGAGAGGAAATTAGACCTAGGAAATTTGTTTTGTCTAGTGTGCTAGCTGCTTGTGCTAATTTGGGGGCTCTTGATCAAGGAAGATGGATTCATGCTTATGTGAATAATAATTCAAACTCCTTTGATGCTGTTTTGGGTACTGCTTTGGTGGATATGTATGCGAAATGCGGGAGGCTTGATATGGCCTGGGATGTTTTTGAGAAGATGGAAAAGAAAGAGGTTTTCACTTGGAATGCTATGATTTGTGGGCTAGGTATCCATGGTAGAGCAGAGGATGCAATCGAGCTTTTCTTTAAGATGCAAAAACATAAGTTTAGGCCAAACGGGATAACTCTTTTGGGTGTCCTAAGTGCTTGTGCTCATTCAGGAATGGTAGATGAGGGTTTAACGATTTTGAATTCCATGGAGGAATTGTATGGTATAGAGCCTGGGATGGAGCATTATGGGTGTGTAGTTGATCTCCTAGGAAGAGCAGGGCTCTTAGGTGAGGCAGAGGAGGTTATGTATTCAATGCCAATGGAGCCCAGTGCTGCTGTTTGGGGAGCGCTTTTAGGGGCTTGTAGGAAACATGGAGATGTAGAATTAGGTGAGAGAGTAGGGAAGATTTTGCTAGAATTGGAACCTCAAAATAGTGGTAGATATGCTTTGTTATCAAACATCTATGCAAGGGCTGGGAGATGGGATGATGTAGCAAATGTGAGGAAACTAATGAAGGAAAGAGGAGTCAAGACCAGCACCGGAATTAGCATGATTGACTTTGATGGTGTTGTCCATGAATTCAAAATGGGAGATGGATCGCATCCGCAAATGAAGAATATCTATTTGATGTTGAAAAATATGATTAAGAGGCTAAAGACGGAAGGTTATTCACCAAATACCTCTcaagttttatttgatattgaagaggaagagaaggaaGCTGAACTGCAGTACCACAGTGAGAAACTTGCAATTGCTTTCGGATTGATTAACACGAAACCAGGAACAACTATCCATGTAGTGAAGAATTTAAGGATGTGTGAGGACTGTCATTCTGCCTTCAAGCTAATCTCTCAAGTCTATGATCGGGAGATAATCGTGAGGGACCGCGCTCGTTACCATCATTTCAAGATTGGGACATGTTCATGCAAGGATTTTTGGTGA
- the LOC140955576 gene encoding uncharacterized protein isoform X1 translates to MQASVPTKLKYCILHLGKDRIDPNIQVGRLIVADTNNSLIRYLDLNMEQAELQTSELKGVEPPASKSESLKRLRNQSSADKRQLKLMVVHPVRATCVSKYHYLKSTISQRPNSTRDQFVVIRDQFCKGLCLNSMLSLQFPLSFSPGNNQFDSFFRLAIVSKMRSAYINHLSEIPFQLRSFRLYWSSPSEITLAYLVKPKSSPNNLQLPVAS, encoded by the exons ATGCAGGCAAGTGTTCCAACCAAGTTAAAATATTGTATTCTGCATCTGGGCAAAGATCGAATCGATCCTAACATACAAGTGG GGAGACTTATTGTAGCTGATACGAACAACAGTCTAATCAGGTATCTAGACTTGAACATGGAACAAGCTGAACTTCAAACTTCGGAGCTGAAAGGAGTTGAGCCTCCAGCATCAAAATCCGAATCCTTGAAGCGTCTCAGGAATCAATCATCAGCTGACAAGAGACAATTGAAGTTGATGGTGGTTCATCCAGTGAGGGCAACCTGTGTCTCAAAATATCATTACCTGAAGAGTACCATTTCTCAAAG GCCCAATTCTACAAGGGATCAGTTCGTTGTTATAAGGGATCAGTTCTGTAAGGGATTGTGCTTAAACTCCATGCTAAGCTTACAATTTCCTTTAAGTTTTTCACCAGGAAATAATCAGTTTGATTCATTTTTCAGGCTCGCTATTGTAAGCAAGATGAGGTCTGCCTATATCAATCACTTGTCTGAGATACCCTTCCAATTAAGAAGTTTCAGACTCTACTGGTCTTCCCCATCAGAAATCACACTTGCATATCTTGTGAAGCCCAAATCTTCACCAAACAACTTGCAGCTACCAGTTGCCAGCTGA